A portion of the Acidisarcina polymorpha genome contains these proteins:
- a CDS encoding alpha/beta fold hydrolase, which produces MGTTISSTVRRNIEFPSGRISYSERGIGPVALFVHGVLLNSYLWRHQLDGLSDIRRCIAVDLLAHGDTEIIESQDVSVTANANMLREFLDALKIDRVDLVGNDSGGGIAQIFAALNPERVRSMTLTNCDTHDNWPPEAFKPFLEMAAAGGLAETLDAMLSDKNVYRSQQALGPAYENPEQVSDDIIEKYLRPLIQNEQRIFDLQRFLAAFDNCYTVAVQDRLKKLNAPTLIVWGTDDVYFDVKWSHWLADNIPGTTRRVEFKDARIFFPEERWQEFNQELRTHWQAQQ; this is translated from the coding sequence GTGGGGACAACTATATCTTCAACAGTTCGTCGCAACATTGAGTTTCCTTCCGGGCGGATCAGCTATTCGGAGCGCGGGATTGGACCAGTTGCCCTCTTCGTGCACGGCGTGCTGTTGAACAGCTACCTCTGGCGTCATCAGTTGGACGGCTTGTCCGACATTCGACGCTGCATTGCTGTGGATCTGTTGGCGCATGGCGACACGGAGATCATCGAGAGTCAGGATGTATCGGTCACAGCCAATGCCAACATGCTGAGAGAGTTCCTCGATGCTTTGAAGATCGATCGGGTCGACCTTGTGGGAAACGATAGCGGCGGGGGTATCGCGCAAATTTTTGCCGCATTGAATCCTGAACGCGTCCGCAGCATGACACTCACCAATTGCGATACACACGACAATTGGCCGCCTGAAGCATTTAAGCCATTTCTGGAGATGGCAGCCGCAGGTGGCTTGGCCGAAACGCTCGACGCGATGTTATCGGATAAAAACGTTTACCGCTCACAGCAGGCGTTGGGGCCCGCCTACGAAAATCCCGAGCAAGTGAGCGACGACATAATCGAAAAATACCTTCGTCCGCTTATTCAAAACGAACAAAGGATATTTGATTTGCAGCGTTTCCTCGCGGCTTTCGACAACTGCTACACGGTAGCCGTTCAAGATCGATTGAAGAAATTGAACGCGCCAACACTCATAGTCTGGGGAACGGACGATGTGTATTTCGATGTGAAATGGTCACATTGGCTCGCCGACAACATTCCAGGTACGACGCGGCGTGTCGAGTTCAAAGACGCCAGAATCTTCTTTCCCGAGGAACGTTGGCAGGAATTCAACCAGGAGCTGCGGACGCATTGGCAGGCACAACAGTAG
- a CDS encoding isocitrate lyase/PEP mutase family protein, with protein sequence MNGQIQKADQFRALHIPGKPLVLFNVWDAGSARAVAKAGAKAIATGSWSVAHANGFEDGEQTPLDLAIDNLRRIVSATHLPVSIDLEGGYGTTADKVGTTVRLAIDGGAVGCNLEDSLPGSGELRTSVDQADRIQSARRTAEDAEIDFFINARSDIFFRQPADLHDQAMILEAVERAHAYAEAGADGLFVPGLADLALIARACGSFAASHQYHVGRLHVAFERLG encoded by the coding sequence ATGAACGGACAAATCCAAAAAGCTGATCAATTTCGTGCACTTCACATCCCAGGGAAGCCTCTCGTGCTTTTTAACGTCTGGGACGCAGGAAGTGCCCGGGCAGTCGCCAAGGCTGGTGCGAAGGCGATCGCGACAGGCAGTTGGTCGGTGGCGCACGCGAATGGATTTGAAGACGGGGAACAGACGCCGCTTGACCTTGCAATCGACAATCTTCGGCGCATCGTCTCTGCGACACATCTGCCAGTGTCTATCGACTTGGAGGGAGGTTATGGCACTACAGCAGATAAGGTAGGCACCACTGTCCGCCTCGCAATCGACGGAGGAGCTGTAGGTTGCAATTTGGAAGACAGCCTTCCAGGGAGCGGCGAACTTCGGACCTCAGTCGACCAGGCGGATCGAATCCAAAGCGCGCGTCGTACAGCAGAAGATGCAGAGATTGACTTTTTCATCAATGCTCGAAGCGATATCTTTTTTCGACAACCGGCCGACCTGCATGACCAGGCAATGATCTTAGAGGCCGTTGAGCGAGCCCACGCTTATGCAGAAGCTGGCGCGGATGGGCTTTTCGTGCCCGGTCTTGCCGACCTCGCGCTGATTGCGCGGGCTTGTGGAAGCTTCGCCGCTTCCCATCAATATCATGTTGGGCGACTTCACGTCGCCTTTGAGCGCCTTGGCTGA
- the ogt gene encoding methylated-DNA--[protein]-cysteine S-methyltransferase → MNHSLRLFVDRLNTPIGQMLIVTDLEGYLRAVDWADYETRMNRLLRVHYGTDGLSLESTRAPNGMTDAISKYFQGDLAAIDTLPVKTGGTPFQSDVWRALRDIPCGTTVSYSNLAKEIGRPSAVRAVGSANGSNPVGVVVPCHRVIGTDGSLTGYGGGIERKLWLLNHEAGVRR, encoded by the coding sequence ATGAATCATAGTTTGCGGTTATTCGTCGATAGGCTCAATACTCCGATCGGCCAGATGCTGATCGTCACCGATCTCGAAGGTTACTTGCGAGCCGTCGATTGGGCAGATTACGAGACCCGTATGAATCGTCTTTTGCGTGTTCACTACGGCACAGACGGACTTAGCCTTGAATCGACGCGCGCGCCGAATGGTATGACGGACGCAATAAGCAAGTACTTCCAGGGAGATCTTGCCGCCATCGACACTTTGCCGGTGAAAACAGGCGGAACGCCTTTTCAGAGCGATGTATGGCGGGCCTTGCGAGACATTCCATGCGGAACAACAGTCTCTTACTCGAATCTCGCCAAAGAAATTGGCCGGCCCTCAGCTGTCAGGGCGGTTGGCTCGGCCAATGGTTCCAATCCAGTGGGAGTCGTCGTCCCGTGTCATCGCGTGATCGGGACCGACGGCTCGCTGACCGGGTATGGCGGTGGAATCGAACGCAAATTGTGGCTCCTGAATCACGAAGCCGGCGTTCGGCGATGA
- a CDS encoding NAD(P)H-dependent oxidoreductase — protein sequence MQKNILLVHAQPESTSLTRTLVETAKTHLAASGHRVLESDLYAMQWKAVYDADDFPTRRNDERLSFIEESGYAFSTGTQTSDVQQEQAKLLEADAVLFFFPLWWFGFPAILKGWVDRVFAYGLAYGFRDAGNEYRYGDGGFAGKRAMLAVTLGGPSYDYGSRGINGALEEILFPITHGTLFFTGMEVLPTFAIYGAAHITSEEVASAQLALKKRLDGLFTDIPITFRRQNDGDYPDRHQLAAHVAPGVAGILAHVHDAEGFL from the coding sequence ATGCAAAAGAACATATTGCTTGTCCATGCTCAGCCAGAGTCCACATCGCTTACGCGCACTCTTGTCGAAACCGCAAAGACCCATTTGGCTGCTTCCGGGCATCGTGTGCTGGAAAGCGACCTCTATGCCATGCAATGGAAGGCTGTGTATGACGCGGACGACTTTCCCACGCGCAGGAATGATGAGAGGCTTTCCTTCATTGAGGAGTCCGGGTACGCCTTTTCCACTGGTACTCAGACGTCTGATGTTCAGCAAGAGCAGGCAAAGTTGCTGGAAGCAGACGCTGTGCTCTTCTTCTTCCCGCTGTGGTGGTTCGGCTTCCCGGCAATCCTAAAAGGCTGGGTAGATAGGGTCTTTGCCTACGGGCTGGCCTATGGGTTCAGGGACGCTGGTAACGAATATCGCTACGGAGATGGTGGTTTCGCAGGCAAGCGAGCGATGCTTGCGGTCACGCTGGGCGGTCCCAGCTACGACTACGGAAGCCGCGGAATTAATGGCGCGCTGGAGGAAATTCTTTTTCCGATCACACACGGAACATTGTTTTTCACGGGAATGGAAGTGCTTCCCACATTCGCTATCTATGGGGCAGCCCACATCACCAGCGAGGAAGTAGCCTCCGCCCAATTGGCATTGAAGAAACGACTGGACGGACTTTTCACCGACATCCCTATAACGTTTCGTCGGCAGAACGACGGCGATTATCCTGACCGGCACCAGCTTGCCGCTCACGTGGCTCCGGGAGTAGCCGGTATCTTGGCCCATGTCCATGATGCTGAGGGTTTTCTCTAA
- a CDS encoding winged helix-turn-helix transcriptional regulator, which yields MRTRRFKNYELETGCGVEACLEVIGGKWKGLILHHLMEHGTLRFSQIQKLKPALSPRILTSQLRELENDGVILRKVYPVVPPKVEYSLSSAGESLRGVVQAMQTWGDRFIIGANTPVKPNERSQEITK from the coding sequence ATGCGAACCCGCCGATTCAAGAATTACGAGCTCGAAACCGGATGTGGTGTTGAAGCCTGTCTCGAAGTGATTGGAGGAAAGTGGAAGGGTCTCATCCTGCATCACCTCATGGAGCACGGGACGCTACGATTTAGCCAGATACAGAAGCTGAAACCTGCCTTAAGTCCGAGAATCCTCACATCGCAGCTTCGTGAACTGGAAAATGATGGAGTCATTCTTCGCAAGGTCTACCCGGTCGTTCCTCCTAAGGTGGAATATTCGCTGAGTTCAGCCGGAGAGTCTCTGCGTGGCGTGGTTCAAGCGATGCAGACGTGGGGAGACAGATTCATCATCGGCGCGAACACCCCGGTGAAACCAAACGAGCGCTCGCAAGAGATCACGAAATAG
- a CDS encoding methylated-DNA--[protein]-cysteine S-methyltransferase, translating to MLEIGKFNPTDTLPVKTGGTPFQGAVWRALRDIPCGTTVSYMNLAKQIGRPAAVRAVGSANASNPVGIVIPCHRVIESDGSLTGYGGGVERKLWLLNHEADLRRLAVTY from the coding sequence GTGTTAGAGATTGGCAAGTTCAACCCGACCGATACGTTGCCGGTGAAAACAGGCGGAACGCCTTTTCAGGGTGCGGTGTGGCGAGCCTTGCGAGATATCCCATGCGGAACGACAGTCTCTTACATGAATCTTGCCAAACAAATCGGCCGGCCTGCGGCTGTCAGGGCAGTAGGCTCGGCCAATGCTTCCAATCCAGTGGGAATAGTCATTCCTTGTCATCGGGTGATCGAATCCGACGGCTCGCTTACCGGATATGGAGGTGGAGTCGAACGCAAATTGTGGCTTCTGAATCATGAAGCCGACTTGCGGCGACTTGCCGTTACATACTGA
- a CDS encoding nuclear transport factor 2 family protein, whose translation MKNMWSGTLFVLVSIFAAAEFGVAQVSQEAHTADEVIAVDKGWTAAEEKGDVAYVDALLLPEYRSVSPDGSTHSKEAIVANTRKTTPERAAMIEKYLVDHPTDMAVTINGDTAVLTFTAVTDAKKLIRSCDIFVYRGGHWHAFYSQHTDAEKA comes from the coding sequence ATGAAAAACATGTGGAGCGGTACTCTATTCGTGCTCGTTTCGATCTTTGCCGCCGCAGAATTTGGGGTTGCCCAGGTCTCGCAGGAAGCGCACACCGCCGACGAAGTGATCGCCGTGGATAAAGGTTGGACGGCCGCTGAAGAAAAGGGAGATGTCGCTTACGTCGATGCGCTCCTGCTGCCGGAGTACCGCTCCGTCTCTCCCGACGGCAGCACGCACAGCAAGGAAGCGATCGTCGCGAACACGCGCAAGACAACTCCTGAGCGCGCGGCAATGATCGAAAAGTACCTGGTGGATCATCCGACCGACATGGCCGTTACAATCAACGGCGACACTGCTGTGCTGACGTTCACCGCTGTAACCGATGCGAAAAAGCTCATTCGCTCCTGCGACATTTTCGTGTATCGGGGCGGTCACTGGCATGCCTTTTACTCGCAGCATACGGATGCGGAAAAGGCCTGA
- a CDS encoding multicopper oxidase domain-containing protein produces the protein MHIHGVHFQVISNGQDVAEAELGWKDTITIDCHRPRELIVPFRGLNGRYVFHCHNLEHEDMGMIATFEAI, from the coding sequence GTGCACATTCATGGTGTTCACTTTCAAGTGATTTCAAATGGCCAGGATGTTGCAGAGGCGGAACTTGGCTGGAAAGACACGATCACGATCGATTGTCACCGGCCACGGGAACTCATCGTACCGTTTAGAGGGCTCAACGGCCGTTATGTCTTCCATTGTCACAACCTCGAACACGAGGACATGGGGATGATTGCCACCTTCGAAGCCATCTGA
- a CDS encoding antibiotic biosynthesis monooxygenase family protein, producing MPTIEANSGIITQINVFTVKPENQQALVDHLIGAASVAQQIPGWKSISIHKSIDGKSVVNYAQAESLEAQERIFKELLEKGVIEKGHQFGEAHPGLYEAVYTLDNV from the coding sequence ATGCCTACGATCGAAGCAAACAGCGGCATCATTACCCAAATCAACGTGTTCACTGTTAAACCGGAGAATCAGCAGGCTCTAGTCGATCATTTGATCGGCGCAGCGTCCGTTGCACAGCAGATTCCCGGCTGGAAATCCATCAGCATCCACAAAAGCATCGACGGCAAGTCTGTCGTGAACTACGCTCAAGCCGAAAGCCTGGAAGCACAGGAGAGAATCTTCAAAGAACTTCTCGAAAAGGGCGTGATCGAAAAGGGCCATCAGTTCGGTGAAGCTCATCCAGGGCTCTATGAAGCGGTCTACACACTCGACAACGTCTAG
- a CDS encoding pyridoxal phosphate-dependent decarboxylase family protein, which yields MTADALLPSREERATLWAEAIGQAESYFEGVESLPVAPALNQGELHALLDGFSFDNPGSRLDVLHRFTEELKRHQVHTPHPCYFGLFNPAPAFMGILGESIAATLNPQLAAWSHSPLAVETERRLIEAFAQKFGFSEGSADGCLTSGGAEANLTALLCALAERWPGVLDSGLQGVSARPVFYASAESHQSFLKAARTAGLGRGALRTVPVTDTLQMDCDALRQMIEEDRRLGYEPFLIVGTAGTTGAGIVDSLTAIGDVARANGLWFHVDAAWGGAAVLVPELRTALEGIEKADSITFDPHKLLSMPMGAGMFLTRHRKILNKIFSVSTAYMPKEGEGLAVVDPYIHSLQWSRRFIGLKLFLTLTTTGWSGYAEILRHQSEMADFLRERLEKSGWSVVNRTRLPVVCFTPSDEEWDIATHQCAADAVVQSGSAWISTIILRGEKPALRACITNYRTERQHIDTLLANLSKVRHDLSLRKRLDHKQLRARVRHHTRVPELPNASEFGRW from the coding sequence ATGACTGCTGACGCTTTATTGCCGAGCCGCGAAGAGCGAGCCACGCTATGGGCTGAGGCCATCGGGCAGGCGGAGTCTTACTTCGAGGGGGTGGAGTCGCTGCCTGTTGCGCCGGCTTTGAACCAGGGCGAGCTGCACGCGCTGCTCGATGGATTCTCATTCGACAATCCGGGTTCGCGTCTTGACGTGCTCCACCGCTTTACGGAGGAGTTGAAGAGGCATCAGGTCCACACGCCGCACCCTTGCTATTTTGGGTTGTTCAATCCGGCTCCCGCATTCATGGGAATTCTGGGAGAGTCCATTGCGGCGACATTGAATCCTCAGCTTGCCGCGTGGAGTCATAGTCCGCTGGCAGTCGAGACCGAGCGGAGATTGATCGAGGCGTTTGCGCAAAAGTTTGGGTTCAGCGAAGGAAGCGCCGATGGATGCCTGACGAGCGGCGGCGCGGAGGCCAATCTGACCGCTCTGCTTTGCGCCCTGGCCGAGCGATGGCCGGGAGTTCTCGACAGCGGCCTACAGGGTGTTTCCGCGAGACCAGTTTTTTACGCTTCGGCGGAAAGCCATCAGTCGTTTCTGAAAGCGGCGCGAACGGCGGGGCTGGGGCGCGGAGCCCTTCGAACCGTGCCGGTCACCGACACGCTGCAAATGGACTGCGACGCTTTGCGGCAGATGATTGAAGAGGATCGCAGACTGGGATATGAGCCGTTTCTGATCGTTGGAACAGCGGGGACGACCGGGGCCGGAATCGTCGACTCGCTTACTGCGATAGGGGACGTGGCGCGAGCGAATGGACTGTGGTTTCATGTCGATGCTGCGTGGGGTGGAGCGGCGGTGCTGGTGCCGGAGTTGCGCACCGCTTTGGAAGGGATTGAAAAGGCCGATTCTATTACCTTCGATCCTCACAAGCTGCTCTCGATGCCTATGGGAGCTGGGATGTTCCTGACACGCCATCGCAAGATTCTGAACAAAATATTCTCCGTAAGCACTGCATACATGCCCAAGGAGGGCGAAGGTCTTGCCGTCGTCGACCCCTACATTCACTCCCTTCAGTGGTCAAGACGATTCATCGGGCTCAAATTGTTCTTGACCCTCACTACGACCGGCTGGAGCGGCTACGCGGAAATCCTTCGACACCAGTCTGAAATGGCAGATTTCTTGCGAGAACGACTGGAGAAGAGTGGTTGGAGCGTAGTCAACCGAACTAGGCTTCCCGTCGTTTGCTTTACTCCCTCGGACGAGGAGTGGGATATCGCGACGCACCAATGTGCCGCGGATGCAGTGGTTCAATCCGGAAGTGCCTGGATTTCGACTATCATCTTGCGCGGCGAGAAGCCAGCTCTACGCGCGTGTATCACGAACTACAGAACGGAACGGCAGCATATCGATACTCTTCTCGCCAATCTGTCGAAGGTTCGGCACGATCTTTCCCTCAGAAAAAGACTTGACCACAAGCAGTTGAGAGCTAGGGTTCGGCATCACACGCGAGTTCCGGAATTACCAAACGCCTCCGAGTTTGGGCGCTGGTAA
- a CDS encoding GNAT family N-acetyltransferase has translation MQDRGAITIGVARREDGASILSMLHELAASEGAPHPPRLSPSALERDVFSADPELHMLVAKNASGENVGFVSYHVNYSSWEGAAGIHIGDLWVSPVWRNLGIGGALLKHVIEANQHRRIDVFVVKDNDARFFYERFGFKEQTQWKLYRSEPGV, from the coding sequence ATGCAGGATCGCGGAGCCATCACGATCGGCGTAGCGCGGAGGGAAGATGGAGCATCGATCCTGTCGATGCTCCATGAATTGGCGGCCTCAGAGGGTGCGCCTCACCCTCCGCGTCTTAGTCCATCTGCGCTGGAAAGAGATGTTTTCTCAGCGGACCCGGAATTGCACATGCTCGTCGCCAAGAACGCTTCCGGCGAGAATGTGGGCTTCGTGTCGTACCACGTGAACTACTCAAGCTGGGAGGGCGCGGCCGGCATCCATATCGGTGACTTATGGGTCTCGCCGGTGTGGCGAAATCTGGGTATAGGCGGCGCGCTCCTCAAGCATGTCATCGAAGCAAATCAGCATCGCCGCATAGACGTCTTCGTTGTCAAGGACAACGATGCGCGTTTCTTCTATGAACGGTTTGGCTTCAAGGAGCAAACGCAATGGAAGCTCTATCGCAGTGAGCCAGGTGTTTAG
- a CDS encoding rhodanese-like domain-containing protein, translated as MSTLTSPQSELAPGACGCDKDDVCTLEDAVGQTSRGQTPFAETSSRSRVLEVATAPSRYAFEHFSRKLEFETDCSDVNSAFVSGAVDFVLLDVRSAQLYRNGHVPGAVSVPVLSISEERMMEFPLHTHFVVYCAGPHCNGANKAAIRLARLGRPVKEMIGGVTGWLDEGLTLEK; from the coding sequence ATGTCAACCCTTACAAGTCCGCAGTCTGAACTCGCTCCAGGTGCGTGTGGATGCGATAAAGATGATGTTTGCACCCTCGAGGATGCTGTAGGCCAGACGAGCCGCGGCCAAACACCCTTTGCTGAGACAAGTTCCAGGAGCCGCGTACTCGAGGTTGCTACAGCACCGTCGCGATATGCTTTTGAACATTTCTCTCGGAAGCTTGAATTTGAGACAGACTGTTCCGATGTGAACTCGGCCTTTGTGTCGGGAGCGGTCGACTTTGTACTTCTTGACGTCCGCAGCGCTCAGCTTTACCGGAACGGCCACGTCCCAGGAGCCGTTAGCGTGCCGGTCTTATCCATCTCTGAAGAAAGAATGATGGAGTTTCCTCTGCACACCCACTTCGTTGTTTACTGCGCAGGCCCTCATTGCAATGGGGCAAACAAGGCGGCCATACGGCTGGCGAGGCTCGGGAGGCCTGTCAAAGAGATGATTGGTGGAGTGACCGGATGGTTGGATGAAGGGCTGACCCTGGAAAAGTGA
- a CDS encoding metallophosphoesterase family protein has protein sequence MFGGALRMMKIAAISDIHGNLAALEAVLADIKGHAPDLIVNLGDSLSGPLFPAECANCLLSLDIPTIRGNHERQLLTLPIDEMGESDRYALSCLETHHIRWIKHTPTTLLIEREIQLVHGTPESDLGYFLETVEPQAVREADPFEIHDRARGVPAPLILCGHTHIPRSVNLGDGRLVVNPGSVGLPAYEDDRPFPHKMQTGSPHARYALVEKRNGSWSAELYSVIYDWENAAKLAESRGRANWAKALRTGLV, from the coding sequence TTGTTTGGCGGGGCTTTACGGATGATGAAAATTGCGGCGATCTCTGATATTCATGGCAACCTGGCGGCGCTCGAAGCTGTGCTGGCTGACATCAAAGGGCATGCGCCAGATCTGATCGTGAACCTCGGCGATTCACTATCGGGTCCTCTGTTTCCTGCCGAATGTGCAAACTGCCTACTATCGCTAGACATTCCGACGATTAGGGGAAACCACGAACGACAGCTTTTAACCTTGCCGATTGATGAGATGGGAGAGTCAGACCGATATGCTTTGTCTTGCCTTGAAACGCATCACATCAGGTGGATCAAACACACCCCGACAACACTTCTTATCGAAAGAGAGATTCAGTTAGTCCATGGCACACCAGAAAGCGACCTCGGTTATTTCTTGGAGACCGTCGAGCCTCAAGCGGTTCGAGAGGCCGATCCATTCGAGATCCACGATCGCGCCCGCGGAGTACCCGCGCCACTGATTCTTTGTGGACATACGCATATTCCACGCAGCGTCAATTTGGGTGATGGAAGGCTCGTTGTGAATCCGGGATCGGTAGGACTACCAGCCTACGAGGACGACCGGCCCTTCCCTCACAAAATGCAGACTGGATCCCCGCACGCCCGGTACGCACTCGTGGAGAAACGCAACGGTTCTTGGTCAGCGGAATTGTATTCCGTCATTTACGACTGGGAGAATGCTGCGAAGCTGGCCGAAAGCCGTGGACGAGCGAATTGGGCTAAGGCTTTACGGACGGGCCTCGTCTAA
- a CDS encoding DoxX family protein yields the protein MFTLVYVGWIVSIIGALPLVLGGAINMMKAPVMVKNMEHVGFSPDVLPVFGFVKIVIAAVSLVPATSFIGAILATGWMGGAISAHIRVRDPYFVQVFIPIVIWVGFGLRHQDAMHSLLGF from the coding sequence ATGTTCACACTCGTCTACGTCGGTTGGATAGTGAGCATAATTGGCGCGCTTCCCCTCGTCCTAGGCGGCGCAATAAACATGATGAAGGCCCCGGTGATGGTTAAGAACATGGAGCACGTAGGATTCTCTCCGGATGTTCTGCCCGTGTTCGGATTTGTCAAGATCGTGATCGCGGCGGTGAGTCTGGTCCCAGCGACTTCCTTCATCGGCGCAATACTGGCAACGGGATGGATGGGCGGAGCCATCTCGGCACACATCCGGGTGAGAGACCCGTATTTCGTCCAGGTCTTTATCCCTATCGTAATCTGGGTAGGGTTTGGCCTTCGTCATCAAGACGCGATGCATAGCCTCCTTGGATTCTGA
- a CDS encoding MarR family winged helix-turn-helix transcriptional regulator codes for MNPKQNDSDRVAFLLSQLGARAAQEFTRLLTPLDLAPADAGILRLVARSEGISQQALAVALNMHASRLVALIDDLESRGLLVREVHATDRRLYSLALTAKGKETLLSIREVADEHNRLMCAALTRAETVTLQTLLSKIADQMGLAAGVHPGYRSMSGKPSATRRPAGSPLKSRKSKLK; via the coding sequence ATGAATCCGAAACAGAATGACTCAGATAGGGTTGCCTTTCTGCTTTCCCAATTGGGCGCGCGAGCCGCGCAAGAGTTCACGAGGTTGCTCACCCCGCTCGACCTTGCCCCCGCCGACGCAGGAATTCTGCGGCTCGTCGCTCGGTCGGAGGGAATAAGTCAGCAAGCTCTTGCTGTCGCGCTCAACATGCATGCCAGTCGCCTCGTCGCCTTGATAGACGACCTCGAGTCTCGTGGCTTGTTGGTGCGCGAAGTTCACGCCACAGACAGGCGGCTCTATTCGCTCGCGTTGACTGCAAAAGGAAAGGAGACTTTGCTCTCGATACGAGAGGTTGCCGACGAGCACAATCGGCTGATGTGCGCCGCACTCACAAGAGCGGAGACCGTGACGCTCCAGACTCTCCTGTCAAAGATTGCAGATCAGATGGGCCTCGCAGCGGGCGTCCATCCAGGCTATCGGAGCATGAGTGGCAAACCCAGTGCCACGAGACGTCCCGCAGGTTCTCCGCTAAAGAGCAGGAAGTCAAAGCTGAAGTGA
- a CDS encoding CPBP family intramembrane glutamic endopeptidase yields MSAIETYAVSPDISGKRFLAALGTAVGASAVTGALSYVLFRFLDSSSRSQAIVFIVYTTLVVTLCAFFRPVAKAPIGLRFTSLKHLLASVGLLIATLAVTALFYRLMSPVFGDFFGLVRQIAAFATDAKRLQGQPVMAWIIATPRGVLLVPLFEEVLFRGLLLAWLRKHLRENLAVISMAALFALEHGSFAVAPYAFLLGITMGYVKLRTGSILNTFAMHFLNNVFLLAIGLKLFGHS; encoded by the coding sequence ATGTCAGCCATAGAAACGTACGCGGTCTCACCCGATATAAGCGGGAAGAGGTTCTTGGCAGCGTTGGGCACCGCAGTCGGCGCATCGGCAGTGACCGGAGCTTTAAGTTATGTCTTGTTTCGATTTCTCGACTCAAGCAGCCGCAGTCAGGCTATCGTATTCATCGTTTACACAACACTCGTAGTGACACTCTGTGCATTCTTCAGACCCGTTGCGAAAGCGCCGATTGGGCTCCGCTTCACAAGCCTCAAACATCTGCTCGCGAGCGTAGGTTTGCTAATCGCGACGCTCGCGGTGACCGCCCTGTTCTATCGCCTGATGAGCCCCGTCTTTGGAGATTTCTTTGGTTTGGTACGCCAGATTGCAGCCTTTGCCACCGACGCAAAGCGGCTGCAAGGTCAGCCCGTTATGGCTTGGATCATCGCGACCCCCCGGGGTGTTCTTCTCGTTCCTCTTTTCGAAGAAGTACTGTTTCGAGGCTTACTTCTGGCTTGGTTGCGGAAACATCTTCGCGAAAATCTGGCGGTGATTTCCATGGCGGCCCTCTTTGCCCTGGAACACGGGTCGTTTGCCGTGGCTCCATATGCGTTTCTATTAGGCATCACCATGGGCTATGTAAAGCTTCGCACAGGCTCGATTCTCAATACCTTCGCCATGCACTTCTTGAACAATGTGTTCCTGCTCGCAATCGGTCTCAAACTATTCGGGCATTCCTGA